In Chryseobacterium gleum, a single genomic region encodes these proteins:
- a CDS encoding RNA polymerase sigma factor produces the protein MKLLFGNKKNDLLSLLKKQDPAAQKIFYEQNVKKFLSVSKSYVSDLYQAEDCLIKAFCKIFKHIESFRGESNLESWARRIVVNECLNFIKSHKTVFYLDEINQSFHEDIHETEIDCDFNAQELLDQLPDAYRMVFNLYVLEGYSHQEIADTLQISIAVSKTQLFRAKEKLRKIYFQQQKKVKNENV, from the coding sequence ATGAAACTCTTGTTCGGAAATAAAAAGAATGATTTGTTGAGCCTCCTGAAAAAACAGGACCCGGCTGCACAGAAGATTTTCTATGAACAGAATGTAAAGAAATTTCTGAGTGTAAGCAAAAGCTATGTAAGCGATTTGTACCAGGCGGAAGATTGCCTTATTAAAGCATTCTGTAAAATTTTTAAGCATATAGAAAGCTTCAGAGGAGAGTCGAACCTGGAAAGCTGGGCAAGAAGAATTGTGGTCAATGAATGCCTTAATTTTATCAAAAGTCATAAAACAGTTTTCTATCTGGATGAGATCAACCAATCTTTTCATGAAGATATCCACGAAACGGAGATTGACTGTGACTTTAATGCACAAGAGCTTCTGGATCAGCTGCCTGATGCTTACAGAATGGTTTTTAACCTGTACGTACTGGAAGGATATTCTCATCAGGAAATTGCCGATACTTTGCAGATTTCAATTGCCGTGAGTAAAACACAACTGTTCAGGGCAAAAGAAAAATTAAGAAAGATCTACTTTCAACAACAAAAAAAAGTGAAAAATGAAAACGTTTAA
- a CDS encoding DNA-directed RNA polymerase subunit omega, with the protein MSVKDTKAEVNTITYDKDKIEDKVGSIYEAIVIMGKRAEQINAEIRTELHNKLDEFAVHNSTLEEVFENREQIEISKHYEKLPKPTSIAIEEWLNDDVYFRKTEERK; encoded by the coding sequence ATGAGTGTAAAAGATACAAAAGCAGAAGTAAATACAATTACTTACGATAAAGATAAGATTGAAGATAAAGTAGGTTCAATCTATGAAGCTATTGTTATCATGGGAAAGAGAGCAGAGCAGATTAATGCGGAGATCCGTACGGAACTTCACAATAAACTGGATGAATTTGCTGTTCACAATTCTACATTAGAAGAGGTTTTCGAAAACAGAGAACAAATTGAGATCTCTAAACATTACGAAAAGCTTCCAAAGCCTACTTCAATTGCTATTGAAGAATGGTTAAACGATGATGTCTATTTCAGAAAAACAGAAGAGAGAAAATAA
- a CDS encoding outer membrane protein assembly factor BamD — protein sequence MKKYILGLFAVAVVTSCVSQQERAMRSADKDFILKAANENFAKKKWKNALALYDRLANLVAGTDDFPNVGFNTAYANYYDKSYKLAGHQFKNFAVSFPKDPRAEEAAYMSALCYYEGSMDYNLDQSSTELAINELQDFLNNYPNSERSKNISQLIDELSYKLEFKAYENARQYYKMGEYKAANVAFDNVLEDFPSTKLRSKIYDYIMKSRYELAMKSVYNLKEERIESALTYTKLVEKELPDTEYSKTAVDLRGKLEKEKQNFAVVKKQTEARMAALTARQKKEAEKLADKDKTEQQIKDQISNEKKAMQLQRDSAALKTPPPAATFKIQR from the coding sequence ATGAAAAAATATATTTTAGGTCTTTTTGCTGTAGCGGTGGTTACTTCTTGTGTAAGCCAGCAGGAAAGAGCAATGAGGAGTGCTGATAAAGATTTTATCTTGAAAGCAGCTAATGAAAACTTCGCCAAGAAAAAGTGGAAAAACGCTTTAGCTCTTTATGACAGACTTGCTAATCTTGTGGCGGGAACAGATGATTTCCCTAATGTAGGTTTCAATACAGCGTACGCCAACTATTATGACAAAAGTTATAAGTTGGCAGGGCATCAGTTTAAAAATTTCGCAGTAAGTTTTCCAAAGGACCCTAGAGCAGAAGAGGCAGCATATATGTCTGCGTTGTGCTATTATGAAGGATCTATGGATTACAATCTGGATCAGTCAAGTACCGAATTGGCGATTAATGAGCTTCAGGACTTTCTGAACAATTATCCTAACTCTGAAAGATCTAAGAATATCAGTCAGTTAATTGATGAATTGTCTTATAAGCTGGAATTTAAGGCTTATGAAAATGCAAGACAATACTACAAAATGGGCGAATATAAGGCCGCAAATGTAGCATTTGATAATGTTCTGGAAGATTTTCCAAGTACAAAACTTCGTTCAAAAATTTATGATTATATCATGAAGTCCCGTTACGAGCTGGCAATGAAATCCGTGTATAATCTTAAAGAAGAACGTATTGAGAGTGCTTTAACCTATACAAAACTGGTAGAAAAAGAACTTCCGGATACGGAATATTCTAAAACTGCTGTAGATCTGAGAGGAAAACTGGAAAAGGAAAAACAGAATTTTGCCGTTGTTAAAAAACAGACTGAAGCGAGAATGGCTGCCCTAACAGCAAGACAGAAAAAAGAAGCTGAAAAACTGGCAGATAAAGATAAAACCGAGCAGCAGATTAAAGATCAGATCAGCAATGAAAAGAAAGCAATGCAGTTACAGAGGGACAGTGCGGCACTTAAGACCCCTCCTCCGGCAGCGACTTTCAAAATTCAAAGATAA
- a CDS encoding DNA repair protein RecN: MLSRIYIKNFALIDTLEVSLKNGLQVITGETGAGKSIILGALRLILGERADVKSIAKTEEKSVVETEFSLNNQFKKFFIENDLDYELQTIIRREILPSGKSRAFINDVPVTLDILKELSSQLIDIHSQFETSNLFTAEYQFKIIDGLSENKKLIEEYQQEFSDFQNLKLQLKKLKTQLAETNKESDYKEFLLNELEELKLDDVDYEDIQNQLSVQENAGMISENLGQILSRFHQEEIGILSFFNEATNKLSKISGISASFAELDERLETSFVELKDIISELEHAAERVEINPENLVYLTDLNNKINALFLKHNVSELNELIEIRNQLAGDQKGASDLELQIEETEENISQKEKTLLSLASKLSKNRHKNISVFIKKAENLLKKLGLEKAKVDIVLQDADEFNQFGKENIQLLFQANSGFPLKPIQTAISGGERSRVMLAVKKIIAESDELPTLILDEIDTGVSGKVAEEIGNLMREMSEDMQLIVISHLAQVAAKGNDNYKVIKQDISGRTQSTIIPLNSEEKLNEIAQLLSGSKITEAALAQAKELIGQ, translated from the coding sequence ATGCTTTCGAGAATTTACATTAAAAACTTTGCCCTGATTGATACCCTTGAAGTATCATTGAAAAATGGTTTACAGGTTATTACCGGAGAAACAGGAGCTGGAAAATCTATTATTTTAGGTGCTCTCCGGCTTATTTTAGGAGAGAGGGCGGATGTAAAATCTATCGCTAAAACTGAAGAAAAAAGCGTGGTGGAAACTGAGTTTTCACTCAACAATCAGTTTAAAAAATTCTTTATAGAAAACGATCTGGACTACGAGCTTCAGACCATAATCCGAAGAGAGATTCTTCCTTCAGGGAAATCACGTGCATTCATTAATGATGTTCCGGTAACATTGGATATCCTTAAAGAGCTTTCCTCTCAACTGATCGATATCCATTCCCAGTTTGAAACTTCCAATCTTTTTACCGCTGAATATCAGTTTAAAATTATTGACGGATTATCTGAAAATAAAAAGCTTATTGAAGAATATCAGCAGGAATTTTCTGATTTTCAAAATCTTAAGCTGCAGCTGAAAAAGCTGAAAACCCAACTTGCAGAAACCAACAAAGAAAGTGATTACAAAGAGTTTTTACTAAACGAATTGGAAGAGCTGAAGCTGGATGATGTGGATTATGAAGATATCCAAAATCAACTTTCTGTTCAGGAAAATGCCGGTATGATCTCCGAAAATCTCGGGCAGATCCTGTCCAGGTTTCATCAGGAAGAAATAGGAATTCTGTCTTTCTTTAATGAAGCTACCAATAAGCTTTCAAAAATTTCTGGTATTTCTGCCAGTTTCGCAGAATTGGATGAAAGGCTGGAAACCTCATTTGTTGAGCTTAAAGACATCATTTCCGAATTGGAACATGCAGCAGAAAGAGTAGAAATTAATCCCGAAAATCTCGTATACCTTACCGATCTGAACAATAAAATCAATGCTTTGTTTCTTAAACATAATGTTTCAGAACTGAATGAGCTGATAGAAATCCGAAACCAGCTGGCAGGAGATCAGAAAGGAGCTTCAGATCTGGAGTTACAAATTGAAGAAACAGAAGAAAATATTTCTCAGAAAGAAAAAACACTTCTGAGCCTTGCTTCAAAACTTTCAAAGAACAGGCATAAGAACATTTCCGTTTTCATCAAAAAAGCAGAAAATCTTCTTAAGAAATTAGGGCTTGAAAAAGCGAAGGTGGATATTGTACTGCAGGATGCTGATGAATTCAATCAGTTTGGAAAGGAAAATATCCAGCTGTTGTTTCAGGCCAATTCCGGTTTCCCTTTAAAACCAATCCAGACAGCGATTTCAGGAGGAGAAAGATCAAGAGTGATGCTTGCTGTAAAGAAGATTATTGCAGAAAGCGACGAACTTCCAACTTTGATTCTGGACGAAATTGACACCGGAGTGTCAGGAAAAGTAGCAGAAGAAATTGGAAATCTTATGCGTGAAATGTCTGAAGATATGCAGCTGATTGTTATTTCCCACCTTGCACAGGTTGCCGCCAAAGGAAACGACAACTATAAAGTCATAAAGCAGGATATTTCCGGCAGAACACAGTCTACAATTATTCCTTTGAACAGCGAAGAAAAACTGAACGAGATTGCCCAGCTTCTTTCCGGAAGTAAAATTACGGAAGCTGCTTTAGCTCAGGCGAAAGAGCTTATCGGACAATAA
- the coaBC gene encoding bifunctional phosphopantothenoylcysteine decarboxylase/phosphopantothenate--cysteine ligase CoaBC, which produces MSVSGKKILIAVSGGIAAYKIHFLIRDFVKKGAEVQVIMTPDAENFVTKLSLSTLSRKPVYSDFYGDNGTWNSHVEMALWADVMIVAPCTANTLAKMVHGMCDNLVIATYMSAKCPVFIAPAMDLDMYAHPSTKKNLELAESFGHMIIPAESGELASGLIGQGRMAEPVTIFNTVEHYFTSHNHSGSLEGKTVLITAGPTYEAIDPVRFIGNHSSGKMGFSLAEEASKRGAKVILISGPSSQTINEPNVELHKVTSAKEMLAKVFEFYDRIDIGIASAAVADYAPKEVAKEKIKKNDENLTIELVKNPDILKTMGEKKTHQFLVGFALETQNEEENAKGKLEKKNLDMIVLNSLRDEGAGFKNDTNKIKIFTKTEKKEFNLKSKDDVAKDILDFVESQLLK; this is translated from the coding sequence ATGAGTGTTTCCGGTAAAAAAATACTTATCGCTGTCTCCGGAGGAATTGCGGCTTATAAAATTCATTTCCTGATCAGGGATTTTGTGAAAAAAGGAGCAGAAGTACAGGTTATTATGACTCCTGACGCAGAAAACTTTGTGACAAAATTAAGCCTGTCTACATTATCCAGAAAACCGGTGTATTCAGATTTTTATGGAGATAACGGAACATGGAACAGCCATGTGGAAATGGCTTTGTGGGCAGATGTCATGATTGTTGCTCCCTGTACAGCCAATACTTTAGCTAAAATGGTCCACGGAATGTGTGATAATCTGGTTATTGCAACTTATATGTCTGCAAAATGCCCGGTGTTCATTGCTCCTGCCATGGATCTTGATATGTATGCGCATCCTTCCACTAAAAAAAATCTGGAGCTGGCAGAAAGCTTCGGGCATATGATTATACCTGCAGAGAGCGGAGAGCTGGCGAGCGGATTAATCGGACAAGGAAGAATGGCTGAACCGGTTACGATCTTTAATACTGTTGAACATTATTTTACTTCCCATAACCACTCCGGCAGTCTTGAGGGGAAAACTGTTTTAATTACGGCCGGACCTACCTATGAAGCTATTGATCCGGTAAGATTCATCGGAAACCATTCATCGGGAAAGATGGGGTTTTCTCTTGCAGAGGAAGCTTCGAAAAGAGGAGCAAAAGTGATTCTGATTTCCGGACCAAGTTCCCAAACCATAAACGAACCAAATGTTGAGCTTCATAAAGTGACTTCAGCAAAAGAAATGCTGGCAAAAGTTTTTGAGTTTTATGACAGAATAGACATTGGAATTGCAAGTGCCGCCGTAGCAGACTATGCTCCCAAAGAGGTGGCTAAGGAAAAAATCAAAAAGAATGATGAAAACCTTACAATAGAACTGGTTAAAAATCCGGATATCCTTAAAACGATGGGAGAAAAGAAAACCCATCAGTTCCTGGTAGGATTTGCGCTTGAAACCCAAAATGAAGAGGAAAATGCAAAAGGAAAGCTCGAAAAGAAAAATCTGGATATGATTGTTCTGAACTCTCTTCGTGATGAAGGAGCCGGTTTTAAAAATGATACCAATAAAATCAAGATATTTACCAAAACAGAAAAGAAGGAGTTCAACCTGAAATCCAAAGATGATGTGGCAAAAGATATTCTCGATTTTGTTGAGTCTCAACTTTTAAAATAA
- a CDS encoding DUF5687 family protein yields MFLKFLRLEIKSFFRGTSLGINLTMKILRFIGILYFMGCLVGGAFIAFFYVQEEMHQNPLKVVSKFLIVGWIIDLALKYLWQEIPTQNIKPFLTLNIRKNTLVNYMLAKTFLSAFSWLSSLFFITFSIIAVFNGYSIPGILLWLIGVISLLYLNNFINIFFNGKETLAVIIGVCFLIVGALAYYNIIPVLSYSESVFFSFYEKPYFALIPVVLFIILWWICFRYLRNEFYLDQGLEAKKTIGKTENIAFLNKYGVTGTFINNDIKMLRRNKVTKGILLGSFMFLFYGLLMFTSSLYKTPAMMMFMGLFVTGGFQFLFGQRVPAFDSSYYPLMMTLNVPYKEYLKAKWWLMNIVTAASVIIALCYAYFGWEVYITFFAAGLYNIGVNSQFTLWSGAFNKTQIDLNSKEKRMGQKGSFNLVAMLLLVPKMLLPMGVFAVTKYFSGITGGVISIAVIGIIGFFLREKIFDIIVKHYKKEKYSTLDAFKNKS; encoded by the coding sequence ATGTTTCTAAAGTTCCTTAGGCTTGAAATCAAAAGCTTCTTTCGTGGTACTTCTTTAGGGATCAATCTGACTATGAAAATACTCCGGTTTATCGGAATACTTTATTTCATGGGCTGTCTGGTAGGAGGAGCTTTTATTGCTTTTTTCTATGTGCAGGAGGAAATGCACCAGAATCCTTTAAAAGTGGTTTCAAAATTTCTGATTGTTGGCTGGATCATTGATCTTGCCCTCAAATACCTCTGGCAGGAAATTCCTACACAGAATATTAAGCCGTTCCTCACCCTGAATATTCGGAAGAATACATTGGTCAATTATATGCTGGCTAAAACTTTTCTTTCGGCATTCAGCTGGTTGAGTTCCTTGTTCTTCATTACATTTTCAATCATTGCTGTATTCAACGGATATAGTATTCCCGGGATATTACTCTGGCTTATAGGGGTGATTTCATTGCTCTATCTGAATAATTTCATTAATATTTTCTTCAACGGTAAGGAGACCCTTGCAGTGATCATTGGTGTATGCTTCCTGATTGTGGGAGCGTTGGCATATTACAATATTATTCCGGTTTTGTCTTATTCTGAGTCTGTATTCTTCAGCTTTTATGAAAAACCTTACTTTGCTTTGATCCCTGTTGTATTGTTTATAATATTGTGGTGGATATGTTTCCGTTACCTTCGTAACGAATTTTATCTTGACCAGGGGCTTGAAGCGAAGAAAACCATTGGAAAAACAGAAAATATAGCTTTCTTAAATAAATATGGAGTTACCGGTACATTTATCAATAATGATATAAAAATGCTGAGACGTAATAAAGTGACCAAAGGCATTTTGCTGGGCAGCTTTATGTTTCTGTTCTACGGATTACTGATGTTTACCTCTTCACTTTACAAAACTCCTGCAATGATGATGTTTATGGGGCTTTTTGTAACAGGAGGCTTCCAGTTTCTGTTTGGGCAGAGAGTACCGGCTTTTGACAGTTCATATTATCCGTTGATGATGACTCTGAATGTTCCTTACAAAGAATATCTGAAAGCAAAATGGTGGCTGATGAATATTGTAACAGCGGCTTCTGTGATTATAGCTCTTTGTTATGCGTATTTTGGCTGGGAAGTTTATATTACCTTTTTTGCAGCCGGATTATACAATATTGGAGTGAACTCCCAGTTTACCTTATGGTCAGGTGCCTTTAATAAAACCCAGATTGATCTGAATTCAAAAGAAAAAAGAATGGGGCAAAAAGGAAGTTTCAATCTCGTGGCAATGCTTCTGCTGGTTCCAAAAATGCTTCTTCCAATGGGCGTATTTGCGGTGACAAAATATTTCTCGGGAATTACAGGAGGCGTAATAAGTATTGCCGTCATAGGAATTATCGGGTTTTTCCTGAGAGAAAAAATCTTCGATATCATTGTAAAACATTATAAGAAAGAAAAATACAGCACCCTTGATGCATTTAAAAATAAAAGTTAA
- a CDS encoding Dyp-type peroxidase: protein MNTIESQNVTDYPNSNTIFMIWKLNDSPQLKDVFQRLCALVLNLNNSVFNRFPDSRASCVMGIGAEAWRKLELPTPPPKELVSFEEIKGIKHTAVSTPGDLHFHLRADNKSLIFDMAVEISKLLSSIGESILEIHGFKYWDARSILGFVDGTENPHGDDRDYFAKIGDEDLQYKGGSYLFVQKYLHNMDAWKGLSTEEQEKVIGRSKENDIEMSDDVKPSNSHIALANIEGENGEELKIVRDNMPFGSPSTNDFGTYFISYASTFTTTRKMLTNMFIGNPPGNYDRILDFSTAVTGTLFFVPTRNMLDEFSG, encoded by the coding sequence ATGAATACGATAGAATCACAGAACGTAACAGATTATCCAAATAGCAATACTATTTTCATGATCTGGAAACTTAATGACAGTCCACAGCTGAAGGATGTTTTTCAAAGGCTGTGCGCTTTGGTTTTAAATCTTAATAATTCGGTTTTTAACCGTTTTCCGGACAGCAGGGCAAGCTGTGTGATGGGAATTGGGGCCGAAGCATGGAGAAAGCTGGAACTTCCAACACCTCCTCCCAAGGAATTAGTGAGTTTTGAAGAAATAAAAGGAATAAAACATACTGCTGTTTCCACTCCCGGAGATCTTCATTTCCACCTGAGAGCAGATAACAAAAGTCTGATCTTTGATATGGCTGTGGAAATATCCAAACTGCTAAGCTCGATAGGTGAAAGTATTCTGGAGATTCATGGATTCAAATACTGGGATGCACGCTCCATTCTTGGTTTTGTAGACGGAACGGAAAATCCGCATGGGGACGACCGGGATTACTTTGCAAAAATCGGAGATGAAGACCTTCAGTATAAAGGCGGGAGCTATCTTTTCGTACAGAAATACCTTCATAATATGGACGCATGGAAAGGATTATCCACAGAAGAGCAGGAAAAAGTGATCGGAAGGTCAAAAGAAAATGATATTGAGATGTCTGATGATGTAAAACCTTCAAACTCTCACATTGCCTTAGCCAATATCGAAGGTGAAAATGGAGAAGAGCTGAAAATTGTCAGAGACAATATGCCTTTCGGAAGCCCTTCTACCAATGACTTTGGGACCTATTTTATTTCTTATGCAAGCACGTTTACGACTACCAGAAAGATGCTGACCAATATGTTTATAGGTAACCCACCGGGAAATTATGACAGAATTTTAGACTTCAGCACAGCAGTTACCGGAACGCTTTTCTTTGTTCCTACCAGAAATATGCTTGATGAATTCTCAGGATAA
- a CDS encoding porin family protein, which yields MIKKLIVMGLLCFVSASFHAQKTFNINLSSKKDTEVSPIVKEKVEEYAAKINAIIQEEKKLMEEELKVLQARNLDKAEFDREKAQIADRYSEKMDKRIEELGFDLDDVIQKQVRYSLLNTDVTSNEELKEKLLKKFRPTRSFTGYFSYGIMALTNSSQDNELDKNIGYANNLEFGLKLNYQLSRTSPWAITSGLGFSWRTVRTDNNMYFAKSANQGVALVQANQNLDKSKLRTGYIIVPLGVQYNFSKLKNAGMDIQYRSYYTGFKIGANVYGGVKMSTNNIVKDGDGERRDRGNYQVNPFVYGAQLTLSYNSFSIFVKKDFSNFFKDGYFKNDKALIFGLAIGLD from the coding sequence ATGATCAAGAAATTAATCGTAATGGGATTACTATGCTTTGTTTCAGCATCTTTCCATGCACAAAAGACCTTCAATATTAACCTGTCTTCCAAAAAAGATACTGAGGTAAGCCCGATTGTCAAAGAAAAAGTGGAAGAATATGCCGCTAAGATCAATGCCATTATCCAGGAAGAAAAAAAGCTGATGGAAGAGGAACTTAAGGTGTTGCAGGCCAGAAACCTGGATAAGGCTGAATTCGACAGAGAAAAAGCCCAGATTGCAGATCGCTATTCCGAGAAAATGGATAAAAGAATTGAAGAGCTGGGATTTGATCTGGATGATGTGATTCAGAAGCAGGTAAGATATTCCCTTCTGAATACTGATGTGACTTCCAATGAAGAACTTAAAGAAAAGCTGTTGAAAAAATTCCGTCCTACCAGAAGCTTTACGGGATATTTCTCTTACGGAATCATGGCACTGACAAACAGTTCTCAGGATAACGAGCTTGATAAGAACATCGGATATGCAAATAATCTGGAATTTGGACTGAAACTGAATTATCAGCTTAGCAGAACCAGCCCGTGGGCGATTACTTCAGGATTAGGGTTTTCCTGGAGAACCGTCAGAACAGATAATAATATGTACTTTGCAAAAAGCGCAAACCAGGGAGTAGCTTTGGTTCAGGCTAATCAAAATCTGGACAAAAGTAAGCTGAGAACGGGATATATTATCGTTCCCCTTGGAGTACAGTATAACTTCTCAAAACTCAAAAATGCAGGTATGGATATCCAGTACCGTAGTTACTATACCGGATTTAAAATAGGAGCGAATGTATATGGAGGAGTGAAAATGTCTACGAATAACATTGTGAAAGACGGTGACGGAGAAAGAAGAGACCGAGGAAATTATCAGGTTAATCCTTTTGTGTATGGGGCACAGCTTACTCTTTCTTATAACAGCTTCAGCATATTTGTAAAAAAAGATTTCAGCAATTTCTTTAAGGACGGCTATTTTAAAAATGATAAAGCGCTGATATTCGGCTTAGCCATCGGATTGGATTAA
- a CDS encoding DUF4835 family protein gives MKKIISLFFLFFLYTQSFSQELLATVQVNSQQLGGSNQQAYKALEKSLRDFINNTSWTGKKLQNFEKIKCAFSIVISERDVNKFKGTIVIQAVRPVYNTTYESPLLNLQDQRFAFEYIENESLIFNERQFSGKNLTDVISFYIYVILGMDADSFQSMGGSQWYAKAQQIAQNSQNRNYEGWNTINEPRSRSILINEIMNPNWSQLRSTIYTYHRAGLDNLFNQDQTPGKKVIFDALMQLKMYENSFQQAFFFNLFMDTKSDEIFNIFNSGNNGGLILNDLKQTMIILSPKNIDNKWNKWKV, from the coding sequence ATGAAAAAAATTATAAGTTTATTTTTTCTGTTTTTTCTATACACCCAAAGTTTTTCCCAGGAGTTGCTGGCAACGGTGCAGGTAAACTCCCAGCAGTTGGGAGGAAGTAATCAGCAGGCGTATAAGGCATTGGAGAAGAGTCTCAGGGACTTTATCAATAATACCAGCTGGACAGGCAAAAAACTTCAGAATTTTGAAAAAATAAAATGTGCTTTTTCCATTGTTATTTCGGAAAGAGATGTTAATAAATTCAAAGGAACTATCGTTATTCAGGCGGTAAGACCTGTTTATAATACTACCTATGAATCTCCTTTGCTGAACCTTCAGGATCAGAGGTTTGCTTTTGAATATATTGAAAATGAGAGTCTTATTTTTAATGAAAGGCAATTTTCAGGAAAAAATCTTACAGATGTAATCAGTTTCTATATTTATGTGATTCTGGGGATGGATGCAGACAGCTTCCAGTCTATGGGAGGATCACAATGGTATGCAAAAGCACAGCAGATTGCCCAGAATTCCCAAAACAGAAACTATGAGGGCTGGAATACCATCAACGAGCCCAGAAGCCGTTCTATTTTGATTAACGAAATCATGAACCCTAACTGGAGTCAGCTGCGTTCTACCATTTATACCTATCACAGAGCAGGACTGGATAACCTTTTCAATCAGGACCAGACGCCTGGAAAAAAAGTGATTTTTGATGCCCTGATGCAATTGAAAATGTATGAGAACAGTTTTCAGCAGGCATTTTTCTTTAACCTGTTCATGGATACCAAAAGTGATGAAATCTTCAATATTTTCAATTCCGGAAATAACGGAGGTCTGATTCTCAATGATCTTAAACAAACAATGATCATCCTTTCTCCAAAGAATATAGATAACAAATGGAATAAGTGGAAAGTCTAG
- a CDS encoding ABC transporter ATP-binding protein, which yields MINIHNLSKTYGTATVLNIEHLEIPNGETFGLVGNNGAGKTTLFSLMLDLIQASTGYVSIDGIKVNESEAWKNKVSAFVDDTFLIGYLTPEEYFYFIGELRGENKASVDEFLKPFHDFFNGEILKSGKYIRDLSKGNQKKVGIVGAIIGNPEIIILDEPFANLDPSTQIKLKNLIKELSKQDGVTFLISSHDLSHTTEVCNRIVVVNKGLLVKDIQTNPETLKDLEQYFADQVSVSDI from the coding sequence ATGATCAATATCCATAATTTATCCAAAACATACGGAACAGCAACCGTTCTTAATATCGAACATCTTGAAATTCCAAATGGGGAAACATTTGGTCTTGTAGGAAATAACGGGGCGGGAAAAACAACGCTTTTCAGCCTGATGCTGGATTTGATTCAGGCTTCTACAGGATATGTAAGTATCGATGGTATTAAAGTTAATGAATCCGAAGCGTGGAAGAATAAAGTTTCAGCCTTTGTGGATGATACATTCCTCATCGGTTACCTTACTCCTGAAGAATATTTTTACTTCATCGGAGAGTTGAGAGGCGAGAATAAGGCATCTGTAGATGAATTTCTGAAACCTTTTCATGATTTTTTCAATGGGGAGATTCTTAAATCCGGCAAATATATCCGTGACCTTTCAAAAGGGAATCAGAAAAAAGTAGGAATTGTGGGGGCAATTATCGGAAATCCTGAGATTATTATTCTTGATGAACCGTTTGCCAACCTGGATCCATCTACGCAGATCAAGCTCAAAAACCTTATCAAGGAACTGTCTAAGCAGGATGGAGTTACTTTCCTGATATCGAGTCATGATCTTTCTCACACCACGGAAGTGTGCAACAGAATTGTCGTTGTGAATAAAGGTCTTTTGGTTAAGGATATTCAGACCAATCCGGAAACCTTGAAAGATCTTGAGCAATATTTTGCAGATCAGGTTTCAGTTTCGGATATTTAA